The proteins below come from a single Serratia fonticola genomic window:
- the fdhE gene encoding formate dehydrogenase accessory protein FdhE gives MSIRIVPKEQLGAQREKSSTAETIPPLLFANLKSLYTRRAERLQQLAADHPLGDYLNFAASIAQAQHNACHDNPLELDLGETLTQSAASGKPPLDISVYPRSEHWHKLLASLIAELRPQAPEHVLAVLDNLEKSSSHELELLASALLKGEFAKVGSDKAPFLWAALSLYWTQMASQIPGKAWAEYGEHRQFCPVCGSIPVSSVVHLGTVNGLRYLHCNLCESEWHVVRVKCSNCEQTGDLNYWSLESEQAAVKAESCGDCGTYLKILYQEKDPKVEAVADDLASLILDAKMEEEGFARSSINPFLFPGE, from the coding sequence ATGAGTATCCGCATCGTTCCTAAAGAGCAGTTAGGGGCACAGCGTGAAAAGTCTTCAACGGCGGAAACTATTCCGCCGTTACTTTTCGCCAACTTGAAGAGCCTTTATACCCGCCGAGCCGAACGTCTGCAGCAACTGGCCGCAGACCATCCGCTGGGTGACTATCTCAATTTTGCCGCCAGCATTGCGCAAGCGCAGCACAACGCCTGCCACGATAATCCGCTGGAGCTGGATCTCGGCGAAACGCTGACCCAGAGCGCCGCCAGCGGCAAGCCGCCGTTGGACATCAGCGTCTATCCACGCAGCGAACACTGGCACAAGCTGCTGGCATCGCTGATCGCAGAACTGCGCCCGCAGGCACCGGAACACGTGCTGGCGGTGTTGGATAACCTGGAGAAATCCTCGTCCCATGAGCTGGAGCTGTTGGCCAGCGCCCTGCTGAAAGGCGAGTTTGCCAAAGTAGGCAGCGACAAAGCCCCGTTCCTTTGGGCGGCGCTGTCGTTGTACTGGACGCAGATGGCCAGCCAGATCCCTGGCAAGGCATGGGCCGAGTACGGCGAACATCGCCAGTTCTGCCCGGTTTGCGGCAGTATTCCGGTTTCCAGCGTGGTGCATCTTGGTACCGTGAACGGCCTGCGCTATCTGCACTGCAACCTGTGCGAGAGCGAATGGCACGTGGTGCGGGTGAAATGCAGCAACTGCGAACAAACCGGCGATCTCAACTACTGGTCACTGGAAAGTGAGCAGGCCGCGGTGAAAGCGGAAAGCTGTGGCGACTGCGGCACCTACCTGAAGATCCTCTATCAGGAGAAGGACCCGAAGGTCGAGGCGGTGGCCGACGATCTGGCTTCGCTTATCCTCGATGCCAAGATGGAAGAGGAAGGCTTTGCGCGCAGCAGTATCAACCCGTTCCTGTTCCCTGGGGAATGA
- a CDS encoding DcrB-related protein, with product MLKTLAKGAALAVLLTGLVACDNQDSKKPEVPAPEPKPVVTQPVTPAPPVEEPKPAPGLNVSLQKGQITFELPPGFSDQTKLSGIINDNKSTIQLFLDSKSRQRTVASEVIPPADMKINTSDAMLKELTQSIITELSDRYQNIKKTKEENFNVGKQKFHRLDTEQTVNGQKLVSTIVLTVFNKRVVTLQLLTPAKTPDLHHALVQRIIDTMQVK from the coding sequence ATGTTGAAGACCCTTGCCAAAGGCGCGGCGCTAGCCGTGCTGCTTACCGGGCTGGTAGCCTGCGATAACCAGGACAGCAAAAAGCCGGAAGTCCCCGCACCCGAGCCAAAACCGGTCGTGACACAACCCGTAACGCCAGCTCCGCCGGTGGAAGAACCCAAACCCGCCCCAGGCCTGAACGTTTCGCTGCAAAAAGGCCAAATCACCTTTGAACTGCCGCCGGGCTTCAGCGATCAGACCAAGCTGAGCGGCATCATCAACGACAATAAATCGACTATTCAGCTGTTCCTCGACAGCAAATCACGCCAGCGCACCGTCGCTTCGGAAGTGATCCCGCCGGCAGACATGAAGATCAATACCAGTGATGCGATGCTCAAAGAGCTGACGCAAAGCATCATTACCGAGCTGTCTGACCGTTATCAGAACATCAAGAAAACCAAAGAAGAGAATTTCAACGTCGGTAAGCAGAAGTTCCATCGTCTGGATACCGAACAGACGGTCAACGGGCAAAAACTGGTTTCCACCATCGTGTTGACGGTGTTCAATAAACGGGTCGTGACGTTGCAGCTGTTAACGCCAGCTAAAACACCGGATCTACATCATGCCCTGGTACAGCGAATTATTGATACCATGCAGGTTAAATAA
- the selA gene encoding L-seryl-tRNA(Sec) selenium transferase, translating to MSTESQHLYSQLPAIDRLLRDPAVEPAVAKHGQTLISELLRQMQAQAREAIKTQQQLPAWCQDWPQALQARLEQQQRPALQPVFNLSGTVLHTNLGRALLAQPAVDAVVSAMSSAVTLEYDLDGAGRGHRDRAIADLLCQLTGAEDACIVNNNAAAVLLMLAAVAPGQQVVVSRGELVEIGGAFRIPDVMRQAGCQLVEVGTTNRTHLKDYRAAINEQTGLLMKVHTSNYSIQGFTAAVDESELAVLGHEQGIPVATDLGSGSLIDMAQYGLPAEPMPQHLIAAGVDLVTFSGDKLLGGPQAGIIVGKKDLIARLQQHPLKRALRVGKITLAALEATLRLYQQPELLAEHLPTLRLLTRPQQQMQQTAEGLQSQLAPRFAGRFELRSEPCWSQIGSGSLPVDRLPSYALTFTPLDGRGATLEGLAQQWRSLPQPVIGRINDGKLWLDLRCLEQEGALVEALSA from the coding sequence ATGAGCACTGAATCCCAGCACCTATACAGCCAGTTACCTGCCATCGACCGCCTGCTGCGCGATCCTGCGGTTGAACCCGCCGTCGCCAAACACGGCCAGACGCTTATCAGCGAACTGCTGCGCCAGATGCAGGCGCAGGCGCGTGAAGCTATCAAGACGCAGCAACAACTGCCTGCCTGGTGTCAGGACTGGCCGCAGGCGCTACAGGCACGCCTGGAACAACAGCAGCGCCCGGCGTTGCAACCCGTGTTTAACCTCAGCGGTACCGTGCTGCACACCAATCTGGGGCGAGCGCTGTTGGCGCAACCGGCAGTGGATGCGGTGGTCAGTGCCATGAGCAGTGCCGTGACGTTGGAATACGATTTGGATGGCGCAGGCCGTGGGCATCGCGATCGGGCCATCGCGGATTTGCTCTGCCAGCTCACCGGGGCGGAAGATGCCTGCATCGTCAACAATAACGCGGCAGCGGTGCTATTGATGCTGGCGGCAGTGGCACCGGGCCAGCAGGTGGTGGTATCACGTGGCGAACTGGTGGAGATTGGTGGCGCGTTCCGCATCCCGGACGTCATGCGCCAGGCGGGCTGCCAACTGGTGGAGGTTGGCACCACCAACCGTACACATCTGAAAGATTATCGTGCCGCCATCAACGAGCAAACCGGCCTGTTGATGAAGGTGCATACCAGTAATTACAGCATTCAAGGGTTTACCGCTGCGGTTGATGAAAGCGAACTGGCGGTGTTGGGCCACGAACAGGGCATTCCTGTGGCGACCGATTTGGGCAGTGGCTCGCTGATCGACATGGCGCAATACGGCTTGCCAGCCGAACCAATGCCGCAACACCTGATTGCCGCCGGTGTCGATCTGGTGACCTTCTCTGGTGATAAACTGCTGGGCGGGCCGCAGGCCGGGATTATCGTCGGTAAAAAAGATCTCATTGCCCGTTTGCAGCAGCACCCACTCAAGCGCGCCCTGCGCGTCGGCAAAATCACGCTGGCGGCGCTGGAAGCCACGCTGCGGTTGTATCAACAGCCGGAGTTACTGGCAGAACATTTACCTACCTTGCGCTTACTGACCCGCCCACAGCAACAGATGCAGCAAACCGCCGAAGGTTTGCAGAGCCAGTTGGCTCCGCGGTTTGCTGGCCGCTTCGAGCTGCGCAGTGAGCCGTGCTGGTCACAGATTGGCAGCGGTTCGTTGCCGGTAGATCGCCTGCCGAGCTACGCGTTGACCTTTACCCCACTCGATGGCCGGGGCGCAACGTTAGAAGGCTTGGCCCAGCAGTGGCGTAGCTTGCCGCAGCCGGTCATTGGCCGTATCAACGACGGCAAACTGTGGCTCGATCTGCGTTGCCTTGAACAGGAGGGCGCACTGGTTGAGGCGCTGAGCGCATGA
- the selB gene encoding selenocysteine-specific translation elongation factor, producing MIIATAGHVDHGKTTLLQAITGINADRLPEEQRRGMTIDLGYAYWPQPDGRVLGFIDVPGHEKFLANMLAGIGGIDHALLVVACDDGVMAQTREHLAILRLSGRAQLTVALTKADRVDPARVAEVQTQVLAELAQQGWHDVPVFVTAAALGEGIDELRQHLLALQPGEHLLSRRFRLAVDRAFSVKGAGLVVTGTALGGSVAVGDTLWLTGADVPVRVRGLHAQNQVAEQAVAGQRIALNISGDVSKDQLTRGDWLLAQQPPAAAERILVAIEADAPIQHWQSLHIHHAASHITGRIALLADNLAELILDRPLWLVENDRLVLRDISARQTLGAARVLGLSSPKRGKRQPEYLAWLAALAKASSDGQVLDLRLPGGALDLAAFAWARQLTDEGLQELLAGYALMISGEMALAPANVQAHEQRLLQVLAEYHQQHADQLGLGRARLRRMALPALHEPLVFMMIDRLLAAGLLRNTRGWLHLPDHGLAFSSEQQALWSRIEPLFGEEPWWVRDLAASLGEEENSVRAALRKAAQLGYVTAVVVDRYYLSQRIEQFAAMIRELDATQGSTNAGDFRDRLGVGRKLAIQVLEFFDRSGFTRRKGNQHLLRDRGLFGG from the coding sequence ATGATTATCGCCACCGCTGGCCATGTCGACCACGGCAAAACCACCCTGCTACAGGCGATCACCGGCATCAATGCCGATCGCCTGCCGGAGGAGCAACGCCGTGGCATGACCATCGATCTTGGTTATGCCTATTGGCCGCAGCCCGATGGCCGCGTGCTGGGGTTTATCGACGTTCCCGGCCATGAAAAATTCCTCGCTAACATGCTGGCAGGCATTGGCGGCATCGATCATGCGCTGCTGGTGGTGGCCTGCGACGATGGCGTAATGGCACAAACCCGCGAGCACCTGGCGATCCTGCGCCTGAGCGGCAGAGCGCAGTTGACGGTGGCGTTAACCAAAGCCGACCGTGTGGATCCTGCGCGAGTCGCTGAAGTGCAAACCCAGGTGTTGGCCGAATTGGCGCAGCAGGGCTGGCATGATGTGCCGGTGTTTGTTACTGCGGCGGCCCTGGGAGAAGGTATTGATGAGCTGCGCCAGCATCTGTTGGCGCTGCAACCCGGTGAGCACTTACTATCCCGTCGTTTTCGGCTGGCGGTGGATCGCGCTTTCAGCGTCAAAGGTGCCGGGCTTGTAGTGACCGGGACGGCGCTGGGCGGCAGCGTCGCGGTAGGCGATACGCTGTGGCTGACCGGTGCGGATGTGCCGGTGCGGGTGCGCGGCTTGCATGCGCAGAATCAGGTGGCAGAACAGGCGGTTGCCGGGCAGCGCATTGCGCTGAATATCAGCGGTGACGTCAGCAAAGACCAGCTAACGCGCGGCGACTGGCTGTTGGCGCAACAACCGCCAGCGGCGGCAGAGCGTATTCTGGTGGCGATAGAGGCCGATGCGCCGATCCAGCACTGGCAGTCGCTACATATTCACCATGCCGCCAGCCATATCACCGGGCGCATTGCGCTGCTGGCGGACAACCTGGCGGAGCTGATCCTCGATCGTCCGCTGTGGCTGGTGGAAAACGATCGGCTAGTGTTGCGTGATATCAGCGCGCGCCAAACACTGGGCGCTGCACGCGTGCTGGGGCTCTCCTCGCCGAAACGGGGCAAGCGTCAGCCGGAGTATCTGGCCTGGCTGGCAGCGCTGGCTAAGGCATCCAGCGATGGGCAGGTGCTGGATTTGCGTTTGCCGGGTGGCGCACTGGATTTGGCCGCGTTTGCCTGGGCACGACAGCTGACGGATGAGGGCCTACAGGAACTGCTGGCAGGTTATGCCCTGATGATCTCCGGCGAGATGGCGTTGGCCCCAGCCAACGTGCAAGCGCATGAGCAGCGTCTGTTGCAGGTGTTGGCCGAATATCATCAGCAACATGCCGATCAGCTAGGCCTGGGGCGCGCTCGTCTGCGCCGTATGGCGTTACCGGCGCTGCATGAGCCGTTGGTATTTATGATGATCGATCGGCTGCTGGCGGCGGGTTTGCTGCGCAATACGCGCGGCTGGCTGCACCTGCCGGACCACGGTTTGGCATTCAGCAGCGAGCAACAGGCACTATGGAGCCGCATTGAGCCGCTGTTTGGTGAAGAGCCCTGGTGGGTGCGCGATCTGGCCGCCTCGTTGGGCGAAGAGGAAAACAGCGTTCGCGCCGCGTTGCGCAAGGCGGCACAGCTTGGCTACGTCACCGCCGTGGTGGTCGATCGCTACTACCTCAGCCAGCGTATCGAACAGTTTGCCGCGATGATCCGCGAGCTGGACGCCACGCAAGGCAGCACCAATGCCGGTGACTTCCGCGATCGGCTGGGGGTTGGCCGCAAGCTGGCGATCCAGGTATTGGAATTCTTCGATCGCAGCGGCTTTACCCGGCGTAAGGGGAACCAGCACCTGTTGCGGGATCGCGGGCTGTTTGGCGGTTGA
- the exaC gene encoding acetaldehyde dehydrogenase ExaC yields the protein MANTTTANHLTPENTGFPLKLKKRYDNFIGGAWVAPVQGEYYTNLTPITGQTLCEVASSSSQDIELALDAAHDAKGAWGKMSVQARANLLNRVADRMEQNIDLLAAAETWDNGKPIRETVNADVPLAIDHFRYFAACVRAQEGGISEIDSETVAYHFHEPLGVVAQIIPWNFPLLMACWKMAPALAAGNCIVLKPAKLTPLSVLVLMELLQDILPPGVINVVNGAGGEIGEYLATSKRIAKVAFTGSTEVGRQIMGYATQNIIPVTLELGGKSPNIFFADVMDKEDSFFDKALEGFALFAFNQGEVCTCPSRALVQESIYERFMERAIKRVESIRSGNPLDASTQMGAQVSEGQMKTILNYIEIGKQEGAKVLTGGRRKALDGGLAQGYYMEPTILFGKNSMRVFQEEIFGPVLAVTTFKDMDEALALANDTDFGLGAGVWSRNGNIAYQMGRNIQAGRVWTNCYHAYPAHAAFGGYKQSGIGRETHKMMLEHYQQTKCLLVSYSEKPMGLF from the coding sequence ATGGCGAATACCACTACGGCAAATCACCTCACGCCTGAAAACACCGGGTTTCCTCTCAAGCTGAAAAAACGTTACGACAACTTTATCGGGGGTGCCTGGGTAGCACCGGTACAGGGCGAGTATTACACCAACCTGACGCCGATCACCGGCCAGACGCTGTGCGAAGTGGCCAGCTCCTCCTCACAGGATATCGAGTTGGCGCTGGATGCTGCCCACGATGCCAAAGGGGCTTGGGGGAAAATGTCGGTGCAGGCGCGCGCCAACCTGCTTAACCGGGTCGCCGATCGCATGGAGCAGAATATCGATCTGCTGGCGGCGGCAGAAACCTGGGATAACGGCAAGCCGATCCGCGAAACCGTCAATGCCGACGTTCCGTTAGCTATCGACCATTTCCGCTACTTTGCTGCCTGCGTACGAGCGCAAGAGGGCGGGATTAGTGAGATCGACTCAGAAACGGTGGCCTATCACTTCCACGAACCGCTGGGCGTGGTGGCACAAATCATTCCGTGGAACTTCCCGCTGCTGATGGCGTGCTGGAAGATGGCGCCAGCGCTGGCAGCGGGTAACTGCATCGTGCTGAAACCGGCCAAGCTGACGCCGCTATCGGTGCTGGTGTTGATGGAACTGCTCCAGGACATCCTGCCGCCAGGGGTGATCAACGTGGTCAACGGCGCAGGCGGTGAAATCGGGGAATATCTGGCCACCTCCAAGCGTATCGCCAAAGTGGCCTTTACCGGTTCGACCGAAGTGGGCCGCCAAATCATGGGCTACGCCACCCAGAACATCATTCCGGTGACGCTGGAGCTGGGCGGCAAGTCACCCAACATCTTCTTTGCCGACGTGATGGACAAAGAGGACTCGTTCTTCGACAAGGCGCTGGAAGGCTTTGCGCTGTTTGCCTTCAACCAGGGGGAAGTCTGTACCTGTCCGAGCCGGGCGCTGGTGCAGGAATCGATCTACGAGCGCTTTATGGAGCGGGCCATCAAACGGGTGGAGAGCATCCGTAGCGGCAACCCGCTGGACGCCAGCACCCAAATGGGGGCGCAGGTTTCCGAAGGGCAGATGAAGACCATCCTTAACTACATCGAAATCGGCAAGCAGGAAGGTGCCAAGGTGCTGACCGGTGGACGCCGCAAGGCGCTGGATGGCGGCTTGGCGCAAGGGTACTACATGGAACCCACCATTCTGTTCGGTAAGAACAGCATGCGGGTATTCCAGGAAGAGATTTTTGGCCCGGTGCTAGCGGTGACCACTTTCAAGGATATGGATGAAGCGCTGGCGCTGGCCAATGATACCGATTTTGGCCTGGGGGCCGGGGTGTGGAGCCGCAACGGCAACATTGCCTACCAGATGGGGCGCAACATTCAGGCGGGCCGCGTCTGGACCAACTGCTACCATGCCTACCCGGCACATGCGGCATTCGGCGGCTACAAACAGTCGGGGATCGGGCGGGAAACCCATAAGATGATGTTGGAGCACTATCAGCAGACCAAATGCCTGCTGGTGAGCTACTCCGAGAAACCGATGGGGCTGTTCTGA
- a CDS encoding MFS transporter, which translates to MKTSLPPAALLGRQALLFPLCLVLFEFATYIANDMIQPGMLAVVADFNAGVEWVPTSMTAYLAGGIFLQWLLGPLSDRRGRRPVMLAGVLFFIVTCLAILLVTNIEQFIVMRFLQGIGLCFIGAVGYATIQESFEEATCIKITALMANVALIAPLLGPLAGAAWVHVASWQSMFVLFAALAAIAFVGLWKAMPETATLQGEAFSAANLWRDYRQVLVNRRFICGSLAIGFASLPLLAWIAQSPVILIKGESLSALDYGLLQIPVFGALILGNLTLARITGKLSIERPIKLGAWPMLLGLLLAALATVFSAHAYLWMTAGLSLYAYGIGLANAGLYRLTLFSSNVSKGAVSAVMGMLSMSVFTIGIELAKVAYVWGGNGLFSLFNLVSGLCWLTLTAMFLSKHRGGATLAT; encoded by the coding sequence ATGAAAACATCATTACCCCCTGCGGCACTTTTAGGCCGACAGGCGCTTTTATTCCCACTTTGTCTGGTGCTATTCGAATTCGCGACCTATATCGCTAACGATATGATCCAGCCCGGTATGCTGGCGGTCGTGGCCGATTTCAATGCCGGCGTGGAGTGGGTGCCCACCTCAATGACCGCCTATCTGGCTGGCGGTATTTTCCTGCAGTGGCTGCTTGGCCCGCTGTCAGATCGCCGTGGCCGCCGCCCGGTGATGCTGGCCGGGGTGCTGTTCTTTATCGTCACCTGCCTGGCCATTCTGCTGGTCACCAATATCGAACAGTTTATCGTGATGCGCTTCCTGCAAGGGATTGGCCTGTGCTTTATCGGTGCGGTGGGCTACGCCACCATTCAGGAGTCCTTTGAAGAGGCGACATGTATCAAGATCACTGCGCTGATGGCTAACGTGGCGTTGATCGCCCCGCTGCTGGGGCCGTTGGCCGGGGCCGCCTGGGTTCACGTTGCCTCCTGGCAGAGCATGTTTGTGTTGTTTGCCGCCCTGGCCGCGATTGCCTTTGTTGGCCTGTGGAAAGCCATGCCTGAAACCGCCACGCTGCAAGGGGAAGCCTTCTCGGCGGCCAACCTGTGGCGCGACTATCGTCAGGTATTGGTCAATCGGCGCTTTATCTGTGGCTCATTGGCTATCGGCTTTGCCAGCCTGCCGCTGTTGGCCTGGATTGCCCAGTCTCCGGTGATCCTGATTAAGGGTGAGTCGCTCTCGGCGCTGGACTATGGCCTGTTGCAGATCCCGGTATTTGGCGCGCTGATCCTCGGCAACCTGACGCTGGCTCGCATCACCGGCAAACTCAGTATTGAGCGCCCGATCAAGCTGGGCGCATGGCCGATGCTGCTGGGCCTGCTGCTCGCCGCGCTGGCCACGGTATTTTCCGCCCACGCCTACCTGTGGATGACCGCCGGGTTGAGCCTCTATGCTTACGGCATTGGTTTGGCGAACGCCGGTCTGTATCGCCTGACGCTGTTTTCCAGCAACGTGAGCAAAGGTGCCGTTTCGGCCGTGATGGGCATGCTAAGCATGTCGGTGTTTACCATCGGGATCGAGCTGGCCAAGGTGGCCTACGTTTGGGGCGGTAACGGATTATTCAGCCTGTTCAATCTGGTCAGTGGCCTGTGCTGGCTGACGCTGACGGCGATGTTCCTCAGCAAACACCGTGGTGGTGCCACTCTCGCTACGTAG